In Chloroflexota bacterium, one DNA window encodes the following:
- the hpt gene encoding hypoxanthine phosphoribosyltransferase: protein MNDLLHPEIDRVLIGAEEINSRVAELANQINHDYAGEDHLLLIGVLKGAFIFLSDLARRLRVPHAVDFMAVSSYGMTATSGAVRIVLDLRAPIDGIHVLLVEDIVDTGSTLKYLQRVLASRNPASLRTCVLTRKEGSEAVDVPVDYLGFTIPDVWVVGYGLDFADTHRTLPYIGVLKPEVYQ, encoded by the coding sequence ATGAACGACCTGCTGCATCCCGAGATTGACCGCGTATTGATCGGTGCCGAGGAGATCAATTCCCGCGTTGCGGAACTGGCCAACCAGATCAACCATGATTATGCCGGTGAAGATCACCTGCTCCTGATCGGTGTTCTCAAGGGGGCTTTTATCTTTCTTTCCGACCTCGCGCGCCGGCTACGGGTCCCCCATGCGGTCGATTTCATGGCAGTTTCCAGCTATGGCATGACAGCCACCAGCGGTGCCGTGCGAATTGTCCTGGACCTGCGTGCTCCGATCGATGGAATCCACGTGCTTCTGGTGGAGGACATTGTCGATACAGGCAGTACCCTCAAATACCTGCAACGGGTCCTGGCCAGCCGTAACCCGGCATCGCTGCGCACCTGCGTGTTGACGCGAAAAGAGGGTTCAGAAGCTGTCGATGTGCCGGTCGATTACCTGGGATTCACGATTCCGGATGTCTGGGTTGTGGGCTATGGCCTTGACTTCGCAGACACCCATCGCACCCTGCCGTACATCGGCGTCCTGAAGCCGGAGGTTTATCAGTGA
- the tpiA gene encoding triose-phosphate isomerase: MRTPIIAGNWKMYKTVAESVDLVRQMRRELNAIENVESVVCPTFVSLTAVADALSGTRVAVGAQNMHWADQGAYTGEIAPSMLDGWCQYVILGHSERRQYFGETDEGVNKKAHAALAQGLTPIICVGEDLEQNKAGETDSLVRGQISGALAGLTAAQVKTVVIAYEPIWAIGTGLTAEPEDANRVIGGTIRGAIAQLYDDETAQAVRIQYGGSTKPGNIESFMNMPDIDGALVGGASLTADSFVDMVRITSQVRS, translated from the coding sequence ATGCGTACACCCATAATCGCTGGAAACTGGAAAATGTACAAGACGGTGGCCGAGTCGGTCGATCTGGTCCGCCAGATGCGGCGAGAACTCAACGCCATCGAAAATGTAGAAAGCGTGGTTTGCCCCACATTCGTTTCCCTGACCGCCGTCGCGGACGCACTGAGCGGCACCCGCGTCGCAGTGGGCGCCCAAAACATGCACTGGGCCGACCAGGGCGCCTACACAGGCGAGATTGCTCCCTCCATGTTGGACGGCTGGTGCCAGTATGTTATCCTCGGACACTCGGAACGGCGCCAGTACTTTGGCGAGACCGATGAAGGAGTCAACAAAAAGGCGCATGCTGCCCTGGCCCAGGGCCTCACACCAATCATCTGCGTAGGCGAGGATCTGGAACAAAACAAGGCTGGGGAGACAGACTCCCTGGTGCGCGGCCAGATCAGCGGCGCCCTCGCCGGCCTTACGGCAGCGCAGGTCAAAACAGTGGTGATCGCCTACGAGCCGATTTGGGCTATCGGCACCGGCCTCACCGCCGAACCGGAGGATGCCAACAGGGTCATCGGTGGAACGATCCGGGGCGCTATCGCCCAGTTGTATGACGACGAGACGGCCCAGGCAGTCCGCATTCAATATGGTGGCAGCACCAAGCCTGGCAACATCGAAAGCTTCATGAACATGCCGGACATCGACGGCGCGCTGGTTGGCGGTGCCAGCCTTACAGCCGACTCGTTCGTCGACATGGTGAGGATTACTTCTCAAGTCCGTTCGTAG